In Rattus rattus isolate New Zealand chromosome 9, Rrattus_CSIRO_v1, whole genome shotgun sequence, a genomic segment contains:
- the Sp6 gene encoding transcription factor Sp6 translates to MLTAVCGSLGSQHTDAPHASPPRLDLQPLQTYQGHTSPEAGDYPSPLQPGELQSLPLGPEVDFSQGYELPGASSRVTCEDLESDSPLAPGPFSKLLQPDMSHHYESWFRPTHPGTEDGSWWDLHPGTSWMDLPHTQGALTSPGHPGALQPALGGYVGDHQLCAPPPHPHPHHLLPAAGGQHLLGPPDGAKVLEAAAPESQGLDSSLDAAARPKGSRRSVPRSSGQTVCRCPNCLEAERLGAPCGPDGGKKKHLHNCHIPGCGKAYAKTSHLKAHLRWHSGDRPFVCNWLFCGKRFTRSDELQRHLQTHTGTKKFPCAVCSRVFMRSDHLAKHMKTHEGAKEEAAAAAQGEGKASGVVESPGGKGKREAEGSSASSN, encoded by the coding sequence ATGCTAACCGCTGTCTGTGGCTCTCTGGGCAGCCAGCACACCGACGCGCCTCACGCATCACCGCCGCGCCTCGACCTGCAGCCTCTTCAGACATATCAGGGTCACACGAGCCCGGAGGCCGGGGACTACCCCTCCCCGCTGCAGCCTGGAGAGCTGCAGAGCCTCCCGCTGGGCCCGGAGGTAGACTTCTCACAGGGCTATGAGTTGCCAGGGGCCTCCTCGCGGGTAACCTGCGAGGACCTGGAAAGTGACAGTCCCTTGGCTCCGGGACCCTTTTCCAAGCTCCTGCAGCCGGACATGTCACACCACTACGAATCGTGGTTCCGGCCGACGCACCCAGGCACGGAGGATGGCTCTTGGTGGGACCTTCATCCCGGCACCAGCTGGATGGACCTCCCCCATACTCAGGGAGCGCTGACCTCACCTGGCCACCCGGGGGCGCTTCAGCCTGCTTTGGGAGGATACGTCGGAGACCACCAGCTCTGTGCTCCGCCACCCCACCCGCACCCGCACCACCTCCTCCCAGCCGCTGGTGGGCAGCACCTCTTGGGGCCACCCGACGGGGCTAAGGTCTTGGAAGCGGCTGCACCAGAGTCCCAAGGGCTGGATTCCAGTCTGGATGCGGCTGCCCGACCCAAAGGCTCCCGGCGATCTGTGCCCCGCAGCTCAGGGCAGACCGTGTGTCGCTGTCCCAACTGCCTGGAGGCGGAGCGACTCGGGGCTCCGTGCGGGCCCGATGGGGGCAAGAAGAAGCATTTGCACAACTGCCACATCCCAGGCTGCGGCAAGGCATACGCTAAGACGTCGCATCTGAAGGCGCACCTGCGGTGGCATAGCGGCGACCGACCCTTCGTGTGCAATTGGCTTTTCTGCGGCAAGCGCTTCACGCGCTCCGACGAGCTGCAGCGCCACCTTCAGACCCACACCGGGACCAAGAAGTTCCCCTGTGCGGTCTGCAGCCGTGTCTTCATGCGCAGCGACCACCTGGCCAAGCACATGAAAACCCACGAAGGCGCCAAAGAAGAGGCTGCGGCTGCGGCCCAGGGCGAGGGCAAGGCCAGTGGCGTGGTGGAGTCACCCGGGGGCAAAGGCAAACGCGAAGCCGAAGGCAGCTCGGCGTCCTCCAACTGA